From a region of the Mycobacterium intracellulare ATCC 13950 genome:
- a CDS encoding ABC transporter ATP-binding protein: MGVAIEVNGLTKSFGSSRIWEDVTLEIPAGEVSVLLGPSGTGKSVFLKSLIGLLRPERGSVVIDGTDILQCSAKELYEIRTLFGVMFQDGALFGSMNLFDNAAFPLREHTKKKEGEIRDIVMEKLTLVGLGGDEKKFPGEISGGMRKRASLARALVMDPQIILCDEPDSGLDPVRTAYLSQLILDINAQIDATVLIVTHNINIARTVPDNMGMLFRRKLVMFGPREVLLTSDEPVVRQFLNGRRIGPIGMSEEKDEATMAEEQAALDAGQHAGGVEEIEGVPPQIVASPGMPERKAVARRQARVREILHTLPKTAQTAILDDLEGTHRYRAHEIGE, from the coding sequence ATGGGCGTCGCAATCGAGGTGAATGGACTCACGAAGTCCTTCGGTTCCTCGAGAATCTGGGAAGACGTGACGCTGGAAATCCCCGCCGGGGAGGTCAGCGTCCTGCTGGGGCCGTCGGGTACCGGCAAATCGGTTTTCCTGAAGTCACTGATCGGTTTGTTGCGCCCCGAGCGCGGCTCGGTCGTCATCGACGGCACCGACATCCTGCAGTGCTCGGCCAAGGAGCTCTACGAGATCCGCACGCTGTTCGGCGTGATGTTCCAGGACGGCGCGCTGTTCGGGTCGATGAACCTCTTCGACAACGCTGCCTTCCCGCTGCGCGAGCACACCAAGAAGAAGGAAGGCGAGATCCGTGACATCGTCATGGAGAAGCTGACCCTGGTCGGCCTCGGCGGCGACGAGAAGAAGTTCCCCGGTGAGATCTCCGGCGGTATGCGCAAGCGCGCCAGCCTGGCCCGCGCCCTGGTGATGGACCCGCAGATCATCCTGTGCGACGAGCCCGACTCCGGTCTGGACCCGGTTCGTACCGCCTACCTGAGCCAGCTGATCCTCGACATCAACGCCCAGATCGACGCCACGGTGCTGATCGTCACGCACAACATCAACATCGCCCGCACGGTGCCGGACAACATGGGCATGCTGTTCCGCCGCAAGCTGGTCATGTTCGGCCCCCGCGAGGTGCTGCTGACCAGTGACGAGCCGGTCGTGCGGCAGTTCCTCAACGGCCGCCGCATCGGGCCGATCGGCATGTCGGAGGAAAAGGACGAGGCGACCATGGCCGAGGAGCAGGCGGCGCTGGACGCCGGACAGCATGCGGGCGGTGTCGAGGAGATCGAGGGCGTGCCGCCGCAGATCGTCGCATCGCCCGGCATGCCGGAACGCAAGGCCGTCGCCCGCCGCCAGGCGCGGGTGCGCGAGATCCTGCACACCCTGCCCAAGACCGCTCAGACCGCCATCCTCGACGACCTCGAAGGCACCCATCGGTACCGCGCACACGAGATCGGCGAATGA
- the rplL gene encoding 50S ribosomal protein L7/L12: MAKMSTDDLLDAFKEMTLLELSDFVKKFEETFEVTAAAPVAVAAAGPAAGGAPAEAAEEQSEFDVILESAGDKKIGVIKVVREIVSGLGLKEAKDLVDGAPKPLLEKVAKEAADEAKTKLEAAGATVTVK, translated from the coding sequence ATGGCAAAGATGTCTACCGACGACCTGCTCGACGCGTTCAAGGAGATGACGCTCCTGGAGCTCTCCGACTTCGTCAAGAAGTTCGAGGAGACCTTCGAGGTCACCGCGGCCGCCCCGGTCGCCGTCGCCGCGGCCGGCCCGGCCGCCGGTGGCGCGCCCGCCGAGGCCGCCGAGGAGCAGTCGGAATTCGACGTGATCCTCGAGTCCGCCGGCGACAAGAAGATCGGCGTCATCAAGGTGGTCCGCGAGATCGTCTCCGGCCTGGGCCTCAAGGAGGCCAAGGACCTGGTCGACGGCGCGCCCAAGCCGCTGCTGGAGAAGGTCGCCAAGGAGGCCGCCGACGAGGCCAAGACCAAGCTCGAGGCCGCCGGCGCCACCGTCACCGTCAAGTAA
- the rplJ gene encoding 50S ribosomal protein L10, with translation MARADKATAVADIAEQFKESTAALVTEYRGLTVANLAELRRSLGASATYSVAKNTLVKRAASEAGVDGLDELFAGPTAIAFITGEPVDAAKAIKTFAKEHKALVIKGGYMDGRALTVAEVERIADLESREVLLAKLAGAMKGNLAKAAGLFNAPASQVARLAAALQEKKAAEGPAGPAASEAAAEPAAEAAPEPASEAPAEPAETPAEAE, from the coding sequence ATGGCCAGGGCTGACAAGGCCACCGCCGTTGCGGACATCGCCGAGCAGTTCAAGGAATCGACCGCTGCCCTGGTCACCGAGTACCGCGGCCTGACGGTCGCCAACCTGGCCGAGCTGCGGCGCTCGCTGGGCGCGTCGGCCACGTACTCGGTGGCCAAGAACACGCTGGTCAAGCGTGCTGCGTCGGAAGCCGGGGTCGACGGCCTCGACGAGCTCTTCGCCGGCCCGACGGCCATCGCGTTCATCACCGGGGAGCCGGTCGACGCCGCCAAGGCCATCAAGACCTTCGCCAAGGAGCACAAGGCGCTGGTCATCAAGGGTGGCTACATGGACGGCCGCGCGCTGACGGTCGCCGAAGTCGAGCGCATCGCCGACCTCGAGTCGCGCGAGGTGCTGCTGGCCAAGCTGGCCGGCGCGATGAAGGGCAACCTCGCCAAGGCGGCCGGGCTGTTCAACGCCCCGGCGTCGCAGGTCGCCCGGCTCGCGGCCGCGTTGCAAGAGAAGAAGGCCGCAGAGGGACCGGCGGGGCCAGCAGCTTCCGAGGCCGCTGCCGAGCCCGCCGCGGAAGCCGCCCCGGAACCCGCTTCGGAAGCACCCGCCGAGCCTGCGGAAACCCCGGCCGAAGCCGAATAA
- the rpoB gene encoding DNA-directed RNA polymerase subunit beta, producing the protein MADFRQSKTDRPQNSSNGSSSNGSVPGAPNRVSFAKLREPLEVPGLLDVQIDSFEWLIGAPRWREAAAARGDGKPGVTPVGGLEEVLLELSPIEDFSGSMSLSFSDPRFDEVKAPVDECKDKDMTYAAPLFVTAEFINNNTGEIKSQTVFMGDFPMMTEKGTFIINGTERVVVSQLVRSPGVYFDETIDKSTEKLLHSVKVIPSRGAWLEFDVDKRDTVGVRIDRKRRQPVTVLLKALGWTNEQITERFGFSEIMMSTLEKDNTAGTDEALLDIYRKLRPGEPPTKESAQTLLENLFFKEKRYDLARVGRYKVNKKLGLHAGEPITSSTLTEEDVVATIEYLVRLHEGQPTMTVPGGIEVPVETDDIDHFGNRRLRTVGELIQNQIRVGMSRMERVVRERMTTQDVEAITPQTLINIRPVVAAIKEFFGTSQLSQFMDQNNPLSGLTHKRRLSALGPGGLSRERAGLEVRDVHPSHYGRMCPIETPEGPNIGLIGSLSVYARVNPFGFIETPYRKVVDGVVTDEIHYLTADEEDRHVVAQANSPIDAKGRFEESRVLVRRKAGEVEYVPSSEVDYMDVSPRQMVSVATAMIPFLEHDDANRALMGANMQRQAVPLVRSEAPLVGTGMELRAAIDAGDVVVADKAGVIEEVSADYITVMADDGTRHTYRMRKFERSNHGTCANQSPIVDAGDRVEAGQVIADGPCTENGEMALGKNLLVAIMPWEGHNYEDAIILSNRLVEEDVLTSIHIEEHEIDARDTKLGAEEITRDIPNVSDEVLADLDERGIVRIGAEVRDGDILVGKVTPKGETELTPEERLLRAIFGEKAREVRDTSLKVPHGESGKVIGIRVFSREDDDELPAGVNELVRVYVAQKRKISDGDKLAGRHGNKGVIGKILPQEDMPFLPDGTPVDIILNTHGVPRRMNIGQILETHLGWVAKSGWNIEGSPDWAVNLPEELRHAQPDQIVSTPVFDGAKEEELAGMLSCTLPNRDGEVMVDGDGKSVLFDGRSGEPFPYPVTVGYMYIMKLHHLVDDKIHARSTGPYSMITQQPLGGKAQFGGQRFGEMECWAMQAYGAAYTLQELLTIKSDDTVGRVKVYEAIVKGENIPEPGIPESFKVLLKELQSLCLNVEVLSSDGAAIELREGEDEDLERAAANLGINLSRNESASVEDLA; encoded by the coding sequence TTGGCTGATTTCCGCCAGAGCAAGACGGATCGCCCACAAAATTCCTCTAACGGAAGTTCGTCGAACGGCTCCGTGCCCGGAGCGCCCAACCGAGTTTCCTTCGCCAAGCTCCGCGAGCCCCTCGAGGTTCCGGGCCTGCTTGACGTGCAGATCGACTCCTTCGAGTGGTTGATCGGCGCGCCGCGGTGGCGCGAGGCGGCCGCCGCGCGCGGCGACGGCAAGCCGGGGGTCACCCCGGTGGGCGGCCTCGAAGAGGTGCTCTTGGAGCTCTCGCCGATCGAGGACTTCTCCGGCTCGATGTCGCTGTCGTTCTCCGACCCGCGCTTCGACGAGGTCAAGGCGCCGGTCGACGAGTGCAAAGACAAGGACATGACGTACGCGGCCCCGCTGTTCGTCACGGCCGAGTTCATCAACAACAACACCGGCGAGATCAAGAGCCAGACGGTGTTCATGGGTGACTTCCCGATGATGACCGAGAAGGGCACCTTCATCATCAACGGCACCGAGCGCGTCGTGGTCAGCCAGCTGGTCCGCTCGCCCGGTGTGTACTTCGACGAGACCATCGACAAGTCGACCGAGAAGCTGCTGCACAGCGTCAAGGTGATCCCCAGCCGGGGCGCGTGGCTGGAGTTCGACGTCGACAAGCGCGACACCGTCGGCGTGCGCATCGACCGTAAGCGCCGCCAGCCGGTCACCGTGCTGCTCAAGGCGCTGGGCTGGACCAACGAGCAGATCACCGAGCGCTTCGGCTTCTCCGAGATCATGATGTCGACGCTGGAGAAGGACAACACCGCCGGCACCGACGAGGCGCTGCTGGACATCTACCGCAAGCTGCGTCCGGGCGAGCCGCCGACCAAGGAGTCCGCGCAGACCCTGCTGGAGAACCTGTTCTTCAAGGAGAAGCGCTACGACCTGGCGCGTGTCGGCCGCTACAAGGTCAACAAGAAGCTCGGCCTGCACGCGGGCGAGCCGATCACCAGCTCGACGCTGACCGAGGAAGACGTCGTCGCCACCATCGAGTACCTGGTGCGCCTGCACGAGGGCCAGCCCACGATGACCGTCCCCGGCGGCATCGAGGTGCCGGTGGAGACCGACGACATCGACCACTTCGGCAACCGCCGCCTGCGCACCGTGGGTGAGCTGATCCAGAACCAGATCCGGGTCGGCATGTCGCGGATGGAGCGCGTCGTCCGCGAGCGGATGACCACGCAGGACGTCGAGGCCATCACGCCGCAGACCCTGATCAACATCCGGCCGGTCGTCGCCGCGATCAAGGAGTTCTTCGGCACCAGCCAGCTGAGCCAGTTCATGGACCAGAACAACCCGCTGTCCGGTCTGACCCACAAGCGCCGCCTCTCGGCGCTGGGCCCCGGCGGTCTGTCCCGTGAGCGCGCCGGCCTGGAGGTCCGTGACGTCCACCCCTCGCACTACGGCCGGATGTGCCCGATCGAGACCCCGGAGGGTCCCAACATCGGTCTGATCGGCTCGCTGTCGGTGTACGCGCGGGTGAACCCGTTCGGGTTCATCGAGACCCCGTACCGCAAGGTGGTCGACGGTGTGGTCACCGACGAGATCCACTACCTGACCGCCGACGAGGAGGACCGCCACGTCGTGGCGCAGGCCAACTCGCCGATCGACGCCAAGGGCCGGTTCGAGGAGTCGCGCGTGCTGGTCCGCCGGAAGGCGGGCGAGGTCGAGTACGTGCCCTCGTCCGAGGTGGACTACATGGACGTGTCGCCGCGCCAGATGGTGTCGGTGGCCACCGCGATGATCCCGTTCCTCGAGCACGATGACGCCAACCGTGCCCTGATGGGCGCCAACATGCAGCGCCAGGCGGTTCCGCTGGTGCGCAGCGAGGCGCCGCTGGTGGGCACCGGCATGGAGCTGCGCGCGGCGATCGACGCCGGCGACGTCGTCGTCGCGGACAAGGCCGGGGTGATCGAGGAGGTCTCCGCCGACTACATCACCGTGATGGCCGACGACGGCACCCGGCACACCTACCGGATGCGCAAGTTCGAGCGGTCCAACCACGGCACCTGCGCCAACCAGTCGCCGATCGTCGACGCGGGCGACCGCGTCGAGGCCGGCCAGGTGATCGCCGACGGTCCGTGCACCGAGAACGGCGAGATGGCGCTGGGCAAGAACCTGCTCGTGGCGATCATGCCGTGGGAGGGCCACAACTACGAGGACGCGATCATCCTGTCCAACCGTCTGGTTGAGGAGGACGTGCTCACCTCGATCCACATCGAGGAGCACGAGATCGACGCCCGCGACACCAAGCTGGGCGCCGAGGAGATCACCCGGGACATCCCGAACGTCTCCGACGAGGTGCTGGCCGACCTCGACGAGCGCGGCATCGTGCGCATCGGCGCCGAGGTCCGCGACGGCGACATCCTGGTCGGCAAGGTGACCCCGAAGGGTGAGACCGAGCTGACCCCGGAGGAGCGGTTGCTGCGGGCGATCTTCGGCGAGAAGGCCCGCGAGGTCCGCGACACCTCGCTGAAGGTGCCGCACGGCGAGTCCGGCAAGGTCATCGGCATCCGGGTGTTCTCCCGCGAGGACGACGACGAGCTGCCGGCCGGTGTCAACGAGCTGGTCCGCGTCTACGTGGCCCAGAAGCGGAAGATCTCCGACGGCGACAAGCTGGCCGGACGGCACGGCAACAAGGGTGTGATCGGCAAGATCCTGCCCCAGGAGGACATGCCGTTCCTGCCGGACGGCACTCCGGTGGACATCATCCTGAACACCCACGGGGTGCCGCGACGGATGAACATCGGCCAGATCCTGGAGACCCACCTCGGGTGGGTGGCCAAGTCCGGCTGGAACATCGAGGGCTCACCCGATTGGGCGGTGAACCTGCCCGAGGAGCTGCGGCACGCGCAGCCGGACCAGATCGTGTCGACGCCGGTGTTCGACGGCGCCAAGGAGGAGGAGCTTGCGGGCATGCTGTCCTGCACGCTGCCCAACCGCGACGGCGAGGTCATGGTGGACGGCGACGGCAAGTCGGTGCTGTTCGACGGCCGCAGCGGCGAGCCGTTCCCGTACCCGGTGACCGTCGGCTACATGTACATCATGAAGCTGCACCACCTGGTGGACGACAAGATCCACGCCCGCTCCACCGGCCCGTACTCGATGATCACCCAGCAGCCGCTGGGCGGTAAGGCGCAGTTCGGTGGCCAGCGCTTCGGTGAGATGGAGTGCTGGGCGATGCAGGCCTACGGCGCGGCGTACACGCTGCAGGAGCTGTTGACCATCAAGTCGGACGACACCGTCGGCCGGGTCAAGGTGTACGAGGCGATCGTCAAGGGCGAGAACATCCCGGAGCCGGGTATCCCCGAGTCCTTCAAGGTGTTGCTCAAGGAACTGCAGTCGCTGTGCCTCAATGTCGAGGTGCTGTCCTCGGACGGCGCGGCGATCGAGTTGCGCGAAGGCGAGGACGAGGACCTCGAACGGGCCGCGGCGAACCTGGGAATCAACTTGTCCCGCAACGAATCCGCGTCCGTTGAGGACCTCGCCTAA
- a CDS encoding ROK family protein, giving the protein MPTLCLDIGGTKIAAALVDSAGALVHSAIRPTPVTTAAGDVWAVVEAMIADAVRAADAPITAVGIASAGPIDLHTGSVSPINIAGWDRFPLRDRVAAAVPGVPVVLGGDGLCMALGEHWIGAGRSAGPDARFLLGMVVSTGVGGGLVLDGVPYAGRTGNAGHVGHIVVELDGPPCTCGGRGCVETVASGPWMVRWARDNGWAAPPGAGARDLAVAAAAGDPVARRAFHRSANALAAMIASVGAVCDLDLVVIGGGVSKSGPLLFDPLRAKLADYAGLDFLSGLRVVPGELGGAAGLIGAARLAALG; this is encoded by the coding sequence ATGCCAACCCTCTGCCTGGACATCGGCGGCACCAAAATCGCCGCCGCTCTGGTCGATTCGGCCGGCGCGCTGGTGCACAGCGCGATCCGCCCCACCCCGGTCACGACCGCCGCCGGCGACGTGTGGGCCGTCGTCGAGGCGATGATCGCCGACGCGGTGCGCGCGGCCGACGCCCCGATCACCGCCGTCGGCATCGCCTCGGCCGGGCCGATCGACCTGCACACCGGATCGGTCAGCCCGATCAACATCGCGGGCTGGGACCGTTTCCCGCTGCGCGACAGGGTCGCCGCCGCGGTGCCCGGGGTGCCGGTGGTGCTGGGCGGCGACGGCCTGTGTATGGCGTTGGGCGAGCACTGGATCGGGGCGGGCCGCAGCGCGGGGCCGGACGCCCGGTTCCTGCTGGGCATGGTGGTCTCCACCGGGGTGGGCGGCGGTCTGGTGCTCGACGGCGTCCCCTACGCCGGGCGCACCGGCAACGCCGGCCACGTCGGGCACATCGTCGTCGAACTGGACGGGCCGCCGTGCACGTGCGGCGGCCGCGGCTGCGTGGAGACGGTGGCGTCCGGGCCGTGGATGGTGCGCTGGGCGCGCGACAACGGGTGGGCGGCGCCGCCCGGCGCGGGCGCCAGGGACCTGGCCGTCGCGGCGGCGGCCGGAGACCCGGTGGCCCGGCGGGCCTTTCACCGATCGGCCAACGCGCTCGCCGCGATGATCGCCTCGGTCGGCGCGGTCTGCGATCTGGACCTCGTCGTGATCGGGGGAGGGGTGTCCAAATCCGGGCCGCTGCTCTTCGACCCCCTGCGGGCGAAGCTGGCCGACTACGCGGGGCTGGACTTCCTGTCCGGGCTGCGGGTGGTGCCCGGCGAGCTCGGCGGTGCGGCCGGCCTGATCGGCGCGGCCCGCCTCGCGGCCCTGGGCTGA
- a CDS encoding anthrone oxygenase family protein, with protein sequence MNHSIDALAVVITGLLVGVELAVAVFFHPLIVRLPDDAFRAARVGAARSLGTTMPFWYALSLLLLVALAIKERGAARDWLYGAAGALMVLVVLLTVTLLVPINNRIAKWPAAGELSRDLAARWDRLHRLRVALLLAVFVLLTLGVTRAVI encoded by the coding sequence ATGAACCACAGCATCGACGCGCTCGCGGTCGTGATCACCGGCCTGCTGGTGGGCGTGGAGCTGGCGGTCGCGGTGTTCTTCCACCCGCTCATCGTGCGGCTGCCCGACGACGCCTTCCGTGCGGCCCGCGTCGGCGCCGCCCGATCGCTGGGCACGACGATGCCGTTCTGGTACGCGCTGAGCCTGTTGCTGTTGGTGGCGCTGGCCATCAAGGAGCGGGGCGCGGCGCGCGACTGGCTGTACGGTGCCGCCGGCGCCCTGATGGTGTTGGTCGTGCTGCTGACGGTCACGCTGCTGGTGCCGATCAACAACCGCATCGCCAAGTGGCCGGCCGCCGGTGAGCTCTCGCGTGACCTCGCGGCCCGGTGGGATCGGCTGCACCGGCTGCGGGTGGCCCTGCTGCTGGCGGTGTTCGTCCTGCTGACCCTCGGCGTCACCCGCGCGGTCATCTGA
- a CDS encoding carotenoid oxygenase family protein: protein MATTTTAKPGNPYLEDFLAPVSAEVTATDLKVTGRIPEHLDGRYLRNGPNPVAEVDPAVYHWFSGDGMVHGVALQGGQARWYRNRWVRTAHVCTALGEPAPSGLNPRAGMLSVGPNTNVLSHAGHTLALVEGGGANYRLTDELDTEGPCDFDGTLFGGYTAHPHADPRTGELHAVSYSFTRGRTVQYSVIDTQGRARRTVDIEVGGSPMMHDFSLTDKYVVIYDLPVTFDPVQVMPANVPRWLSLPARLVMQSLIGRVRLPSPMATAINRNQRPTSRMPYRWDDNYPARIGVMPREGGNRDVRWFDIEPCYVYHPLNAYSEMRDGTEVLVLDVVRYARMFDRDLRGPGDSRPTLDRWTVNLATGTVTSERRDDRPQEFPRINETLLGGPHRYGYTIGTEGGYLSGGRSEMSTAVYKHDYATGSATAADLDACLLLGEMSFVPNPAPGAEDDGILMGFGYHRDRDEGQLVLLDAQTLEHVATVHLPQRVPMGFHGNWAPAG from the coding sequence ATGGCGACCACGACAACCGCCAAGCCCGGCAACCCCTACCTCGAGGACTTCCTGGCGCCGGTGAGCGCGGAGGTCACCGCCACCGACCTCAAGGTCACCGGACGCATTCCCGAACACCTCGACGGGCGCTACCTGCGCAACGGGCCCAACCCCGTCGCCGAGGTGGACCCCGCCGTCTACCACTGGTTCAGCGGTGACGGCATGGTGCACGGGGTGGCGCTGCAAGGCGGGCAGGCCCGCTGGTATCGCAACCGATGGGTGCGCACCGCCCACGTCTGCACCGCACTCGGCGAGCCGGCGCCCAGCGGGCTGAACCCGCGGGCCGGCATGCTCTCCGTCGGCCCCAACACCAACGTGCTCAGCCACGCCGGCCACACGCTCGCGCTCGTCGAGGGGGGCGGGGCGAACTACCGCCTCACCGACGAGCTGGACACCGAGGGGCCCTGCGACTTCGACGGAACCCTGTTCGGGGGATACACCGCCCATCCGCACGCCGACCCGCGGACCGGCGAATTGCACGCGGTGTCCTACTCGTTCACCCGCGGGCGGACCGTGCAGTACTCGGTCATCGACACCCAGGGCCGGGCGCGGCGCACCGTCGACATCGAGGTGGGCGGGTCGCCGATGATGCACGACTTCTCGCTGACCGACAAGTACGTGGTGATCTACGATCTGCCCGTCACGTTCGACCCCGTTCAGGTGATGCCGGCGAACGTGCCCCGTTGGCTGAGCCTGCCGGCCCGCCTGGTGATGCAGTCGCTCATCGGGCGCGTGCGGCTGCCCAGCCCGATGGCGACGGCGATCAATCGCAACCAGCGGCCGACCAGCCGGATGCCGTACCGGTGGGACGACAACTACCCGGCGCGCATCGGGGTGATGCCCCGAGAGGGCGGAAATCGGGACGTGCGCTGGTTCGACATCGAGCCCTGCTACGTCTACCACCCGCTTAACGCGTACTCCGAGATGCGCGACGGCACAGAGGTTTTGGTGCTCGACGTGGTGCGCTACGCGCGGATGTTCGACCGTGACCTGCGCGGTCCCGGCGACAGCCGGCCGACGCTGGACCGCTGGACCGTCAACCTGGCCACCGGGACGGTGACCAGCGAACGCCGCGACGATCGCCCCCAAGAATTCCCGCGCATCAACGAGACCTTGCTGGGCGGGCCGCACCGGTATGGCTACACCATCGGCACCGAGGGCGGTTACCTGTCCGGCGGGCGATCCGAGATGTCGACCGCCGTGTACAAGCACGACTACGCGACCGGATCCGCCACCGCTGCCGATCTCGATGCGTGCCTTTTGCTCGGCGAGATGTCGTTTGTGCCCAATCCCGCACCGGGCGCCGAGGATGACGGCATCCTCATGGGGTTCGGCTATCACCGCGACCGCGACGAGGGCCAACTGGTCTTGCTGGACGCGCAGACGCTCGAGCACGTCGCCACCGTGCATCTGCCGCAGCGGGTGCCGATGGGATTCCACGGCAACTGGGCGCCGGCTGGCTAA
- a CDS encoding TetR/AcrR family transcriptional regulator has product MTSDVQRSVREEMLRAAVGLLDEHGPDALQTRKVAGAAGTSTMAVYTHFGGMRGLIAEVAEEGLRQFDAALTVPHTADPVADLFMIGAAYRRYAIKRPHVYRLMFGSTSAHGINAPAHNVLTLTVAEIERDYPSFAHVVRGVHRCAVAGRIKPAGAVKDGVDDASVVATAAQFWALIHGFVMLELAGYYGDDSSAVVPVLGSMTSNLLVALGDSPEQVAQSLQTAMGAR; this is encoded by the coding sequence ATGACTTCAGACGTTCAGCGCAGCGTTCGCGAGGAGATGCTGCGCGCGGCGGTCGGCCTGCTCGACGAGCACGGCCCCGACGCCCTGCAGACGCGCAAGGTGGCCGGCGCCGCGGGGACCTCCACCATGGCGGTCTACACCCACTTCGGCGGGATGCGGGGGCTCATCGCCGAGGTGGCCGAGGAGGGCCTGCGCCAGTTCGACGCCGCGCTGACCGTGCCGCACACCGCCGACCCGGTCGCCGATCTGTTCATGATCGGGGCGGCCTACCGCCGCTACGCGATCAAGCGCCCGCACGTGTATCGGCTGATGTTCGGCAGCACCAGCGCGCACGGCATCAACGCGCCCGCCCACAACGTCCTGACGCTGACGGTCGCCGAGATCGAGCGCGACTACCCGAGCTTCGCTCACGTGGTGCGCGGGGTGCACCGGTGCGCGGTGGCCGGCCGCATCAAACCCGCGGGCGCCGTGAAAGACGGTGTCGACGACGCGTCCGTGGTGGCGACCGCGGCCCAGTTCTGGGCGTTGATCCACGGCTTCGTCATGCTGGAACTGGCCGGCTACTACGGCGACGACAGCTCGGCCGTCGTCCCGGTGCTGGGGTCGATGACGTCGAACCTGCTTGTGGCCCTTGGTGATTCACCGGAGCAGGTGGCGCAGTCGCTGCAGACCGCGATGGGCGCGCGCTGA
- a CDS encoding DUF7158 domain-containing protein, with translation MSGHPVATVAGIPVSCAEVDAAETRLRAGRGAGALPAAGTSEGRQLRRWLTQLIVTRRVVAAEADARGLDPREAPTETELLPDVTARLEIGSIAAAVLADPRARALFADVTADVHVTDDEVAAYHARNPLRFAAARPGENGWRTTALAAPPLAEVRSAIAEQLRGAARRRAFRLWLHARRAELVRLAPGYEHPGDPRQPDNTHRH, from the coding sequence ATGAGCGGCCACCCTGTCGCGACCGTCGCCGGCATCCCCGTGTCGTGCGCGGAGGTCGACGCGGCCGAAACGCGGCTGCGCGCGGGGCGGGGAGCGGGCGCACTGCCGGCCGCGGGCACCAGCGAGGGCCGCCAACTGCGACGCTGGCTGACCCAGCTCATCGTGACCCGGCGGGTGGTCGCCGCCGAGGCGGACGCGCGCGGGCTGGACCCGCGCGAAGCCCCGACCGAGACGGAGCTGCTGCCCGACGTGACCGCACGGCTGGAGATCGGCAGCATCGCCGCGGCCGTACTGGCCGACCCGCGCGCCCGGGCGCTGTTCGCCGACGTCACCGCCGACGTGCACGTCACCGACGACGAGGTGGCCGCCTATCACGCCCGCAACCCGCTGCGCTTCGCCGCGGCACGACCGGGTGAAAACGGCTGGCGCACAACGGCGTTGGCCGCTCCACCGCTGGCCGAGGTGCGATCGGCGATCGCCGAGCAGCTGCGCGGCGCCGCCCGGCGGCGCGCCTTCCGGCTGTGGCTGCACGCCCGCCGCGCCGAGCTGGTGCGGCTCGCGCCCGGCTACGAGCATCCCGGCGACCCCCGCCAACCCGACAACACCCACCGGCACTGA